The Burkholderia pyrrocinia genome includes a window with the following:
- a CDS encoding GNAT family N-acetyltransferase, whose translation MTDTIRIAGADDVPALYALLQDAYAPLVPQGVHFTITRSPIERVVQTVARETTFVLERAAADGRTALAATLTVRFPWVPGERHRTPHPFLHWFAVAPAFKRQGLGHALLDYVETQFLTQQVKAPATYLATAANHPWLQSYYERGGYVPFDRSTNALGTPLVWLRKILIPDLYQDPAAADAAPDGERRRASA comes from the coding sequence ATGACCGATACGATCCGCATCGCCGGCGCCGACGACGTGCCGGCCCTCTATGCGTTGCTGCAGGACGCGTACGCGCCGCTCGTGCCGCAGGGCGTGCATTTCACCATCACGCGCTCGCCGATCGAGCGCGTCGTGCAGACCGTTGCGCGCGAGACGACGTTCGTGCTCGAACGCGCGGCCGCCGACGGCCGCACAGCGCTCGCAGCCACGCTGACCGTGCGGTTCCCGTGGGTGCCCGGCGAACGCCATCGCACGCCCCATCCGTTCCTGCACTGGTTCGCGGTTGCGCCCGCATTCAAGCGGCAGGGGCTCGGGCACGCCCTGCTCGACTACGTCGAAACGCAGTTCCTGACGCAGCAGGTCAAGGCGCCCGCGACGTACCTCGCGACCGCGGCCAATCATCCGTGGTTGCAGTCGTATTACGAGCGCGGCGGCTACGTGCCGTTCGACCGCTCGACGAATGCGCTCGGCACACCGCTCGTCTGGCTGAGAAAAATCCTGATCCCGGATCTCTACCAGGATCCGGCGGCGGCCGATGCCGCGCCGGACGGCGAACGTCGGCGCGCGAGCGCGTGA
- a CDS encoding NtaA/DmoA family FMN-dependent monooxygenase (This protein belongs to a clade of FMN-dependent monooxygenases, within a broader family of flavin-dependent oxidoreductases, the luciferase-like monooxygenase (LMM) family, some of whose members use coenzyme F420 rather than FMN.): MSRARRRLKTLVGAASVLYAPGDPDIVQGVRRAASLARKAETEKITGLFTADLLQADPAGLAGSTGSQEPIVALAALSQATSAIGLVATVSTTYHHPYNLARLIGTLDHVSGGRAAWNAVTSSVGEENFGDAALPDPEQRYARASEFVEVVNALFDANDPAATRRGPAGSISVDPRKLGAIDYRGAHFQVQGPLNVPPSPQRRPVLFQAGQSASGVALGARYAEVVYTSQPTLDDARAFVAELHRQAGEFGRGGRLPFVMNSFHSVIGESDADVARRLRDKHERIDYEQGRLKLADMLGGGVDLRDLPLDQPLPQSLLPAIDSVQRRRGRVAIFVGYARQRLTLRELIVRAQETGHWFVAGTPEQLADAIETRYRAGLVDVLSLHGLGQPDQEDLLLNGLLPELRRRDLLDTDYLGEDFRANLELPAVQRERVLA; the protein is encoded by the coding sequence ATGAGCCGCGCACGCAGACGACTGAAGACGCTCGTCGGTGCGGCGAGTGTGCTTTACGCGCCCGGCGACCCGGACATCGTACAGGGCGTGCGACGCGCGGCGTCGCTCGCGCGCAAGGCGGAAACCGAGAAGATCACCGGCCTCTTCACGGCCGACCTGTTGCAGGCCGATCCGGCCGGTCTCGCCGGCAGCACGGGCAGCCAGGAGCCGATCGTTGCGCTGGCCGCGCTGAGCCAGGCGACGTCGGCCATCGGGCTCGTCGCGACGGTGTCGACGACGTATCACCACCCTTACAACCTTGCGCGGCTGATCGGCACGCTCGATCACGTGAGCGGCGGCCGCGCCGCATGGAACGCGGTGACGTCGTCGGTCGGCGAGGAAAACTTCGGCGATGCCGCACTGCCCGACCCGGAACAGCGCTACGCGCGTGCGAGCGAATTCGTCGAGGTCGTCAACGCGCTGTTCGACGCGAACGATCCGGCCGCGACGCGGCGCGGGCCGGCCGGCAGCATCTCGGTCGACCCGCGCAAGCTCGGTGCGATCGACTACCGCGGCGCGCACTTCCAGGTGCAGGGGCCGCTGAACGTGCCGCCGTCGCCGCAGCGGCGGCCCGTGCTGTTCCAGGCCGGGCAGTCGGCAAGCGGCGTGGCACTCGGCGCGCGGTACGCGGAAGTCGTCTACACATCGCAGCCGACGCTCGACGATGCGCGCGCGTTCGTCGCCGAACTGCATCGGCAGGCTGGCGAGTTCGGTCGCGGCGGCCGTCTGCCGTTCGTGATGAACTCGTTTCATTCGGTGATCGGCGAATCCGACGCCGACGTCGCGCGGCGGCTGCGCGACAAACACGAACGAATCGATTACGAACAAGGCAGGCTGAAACTCGCCGACATGCTCGGCGGCGGCGTCGACCTTCGCGATCTGCCGCTCGACCAGCCGCTGCCGCAATCGCTGCTGCCGGCGATCGACAGCGTGCAGCGCCGGCGCGGACGCGTCGCGATCTTCGTCGGCTATGCGCGGCAGCGGTTGACGCTGCGCGAGCTGATCGTCCGCGCGCAGGAGACCGGCCACTGGTTCGTCGCCGGCACACCGGAGCAACTCGCCGATGCGATCGAAACGCGCTATCGCGCGGGACTCGTCGACGTGCTGTCGCTGCACGGGCTCGGCCAGCCGGATCAGGAGGATCTGCTGCTGAACGGATTGCTGCCCGAGTTGCGCCGGCGCGATCTGCTCGATACCGATTATCTCGGCGAGGATTTCCGCGCGAATCTCGAACTTCCTGCGGTGCAGCGCGAGCGCGTGCTGGCGTGA
- a CDS encoding MsnO8 family LLM class oxidoreductase has translation MTFDANHSDSALAALPFRLSVLDKSPVAPGETAADALARSVSLARFADAAGYHRYWLAEHHNTAALACPSPEVLIAHVLAQTRRIRVGSGGVMLQHYSPYKIAENFNLLASLAPGRVDLGVGKAPGGLPLSTRALQAGYDPARRASFAELADELDRHLQRAGTRPDAPDDDNATALHATPLPSVPAQPFLLGASAESAALAARLGWTFVYASHLNASTVDLERAFDAYRHASGGRTPLLAVSAIVAATRDAAAQLASGHQGFRVQVGDTPAVNVGSLEQAHAYIRQAGGGPHRIDPRETRIVHGTRDAVLRELDALHRRYGIAEFVVDTPLADAAPRIASLRLLAGAPADDHDDVSSRDNPDAQGSGARTAARQPDFEGAAR, from the coding sequence ATGACGTTCGACGCCAACCATTCCGATTCCGCCCTGGCCGCGTTGCCATTCCGCTTGAGCGTGCTCGACAAGAGCCCCGTCGCGCCGGGAGAAACCGCCGCCGACGCACTGGCGCGCAGCGTGTCGCTCGCGCGCTTCGCCGACGCCGCCGGTTATCACCGCTACTGGCTCGCCGAGCATCACAACACGGCCGCGCTCGCGTGCCCGTCCCCGGAGGTCCTGATCGCGCATGTGCTGGCGCAGACACGACGAATCCGCGTGGGGTCGGGTGGCGTGATGCTGCAGCACTACAGTCCGTACAAGATCGCGGAAAACTTCAACCTGCTCGCGTCGCTCGCGCCCGGCCGCGTCGATCTCGGCGTCGGCAAGGCGCCGGGCGGCCTGCCGCTGTCGACGCGCGCGCTGCAGGCCGGTTACGATCCGGCTCGTCGCGCATCGTTCGCCGAACTGGCCGACGAACTGGATCGCCATCTCCAGCGCGCCGGCACGCGGCCGGACGCGCCCGACGACGACAACGCCACCGCGCTGCACGCGACGCCGCTACCGTCCGTGCCCGCGCAACCGTTCCTGCTCGGCGCAAGTGCGGAAAGCGCCGCGCTCGCCGCTCGGCTCGGCTGGACGTTCGTCTATGCGTCGCATCTGAACGCATCGACCGTGGACCTGGAACGGGCGTTCGACGCGTACCGCCACGCATCCGGCGGCCGCACGCCGCTGCTCGCGGTCTCCGCGATCGTCGCCGCGACGCGCGACGCGGCCGCGCAACTGGCAAGCGGGCATCAAGGCTTTCGCGTACAGGTCGGCGACACCCCCGCGGTCAACGTCGGCAGCCTCGAACAGGCGCACGCGTACATCCGTCAGGCGGGCGGCGGCCCGCACCGGATCGACCCGCGCGAGACGCGGATCGTGCACGGCACGCGCGACGCCGTGCTGCGCGAGCTCGACGCACTGCATCGTCGCTACGGGATTGCCGAATTCGTCGTCGACACGCCGCTTGCCGATGCCGCGCCGCGGATTGCGTCGTTGCGGCTGCTGGCCGGAGCGCCTGCCGACGACCACGACGACGTGTCGTCGCGCGACAACCCGGACGCGCAAGGGTCGGGCGCTCGCACTGCCGCGCGCCAACCGGACTTCGAGGGCGCGGCGCGATGA
- a CDS encoding ABC transporter permease — MKPVSSSLAHDALPGQRARRPAPARIRAALERTGILLVLAALVVVFAVREPAFLNLDNLFSILQAVSIVALLGIGVTITLAAGGFDLSVGSVAASAQMAASYVLVVWHGGTLAAVAACVALGVAAGLFNGLLITRLRVPDQLATLGTLFLLAGLQLIPTGGRSLATGSVLPDGTDATGVFPAAFLALGRLRVFDVVPLPVLLLAAVTVLACVAMEATRWGRVIYAIGGNETAARLAGAPAARYRVAAYVVSGAIASLGGVLIAARVGRGDVSAGHSLLLDAVAAALVGYAVWGAKRPNVFGTVVGAVFVGVLLNGLTMLNAPYYMQDFIKGVLLVLALAFTFGIGRRADARA; from the coding sequence ATGAAACCCGTTTCCTCTTCCCTCGCGCACGATGCATTGCCCGGCCAACGGGCGCGCCGCCCCGCGCCGGCTCGCATTCGCGCGGCGCTCGAACGCACGGGCATCCTGCTCGTGCTGGCCGCTCTCGTCGTCGTGTTCGCGGTCAGGGAGCCCGCGTTCCTGAACCTCGACAACTTGTTCAGCATTCTTCAGGCGGTGTCGATCGTCGCGCTGCTCGGCATCGGCGTGACGATCACGCTCGCGGCGGGCGGCTTCGACCTGTCGGTGGGCAGCGTGGCCGCGTCCGCGCAGATGGCCGCCAGCTATGTGCTGGTCGTCTGGCACGGCGGCACGCTTGCGGCGGTGGCCGCCTGCGTCGCGCTCGGCGTGGCCGCCGGGTTGTTCAACGGCCTGCTGATTACGCGGCTGCGCGTGCCCGACCAGCTTGCGACGCTCGGCACGCTGTTCCTGCTGGCGGGCCTGCAGCTGATCCCGACCGGCGGCCGGTCGCTCGCGACCGGTTCGGTGCTGCCCGACGGCACGGACGCGACGGGCGTGTTTCCCGCCGCGTTTCTCGCGCTCGGGCGTTTGCGCGTGTTCGACGTCGTGCCGTTGCCGGTGCTGCTGCTTGCGGCAGTGACGGTGCTGGCCTGCGTCGCGATGGAAGCGACGCGCTGGGGCCGCGTGATCTACGCGATCGGCGGCAACGAAACGGCCGCACGACTCGCCGGCGCGCCGGCCGCGCGCTACCGGGTTGCCGCGTATGTCGTGTCGGGCGCGATCGCGTCGCTGGGCGGCGTGCTGATCGCCGCACGGGTCGGACGCGGCGACGTGAGCGCCGGGCACTCGCTGCTGCTCGACGCGGTGGCCGCCGCGCTGGTGGGTTACGCCGTGTGGGGCGCCAAGCGGCCGAACGTGTTCGGCACGGTCGTGGGCGCGGTATTCGTCGGCGTGTTGCTCAACGGGCTGACGATGCTGAACGCGCCGTACTACATGCAGGACTTCATCAAGGGCGTGTTGCTGGTGCTCGCGCTGGCGTTCACGTTCGGCATCGGTCGCCGTGCGGACGCGCGTGCGTGA
- a CDS encoding sugar ABC transporter ATP-binding protein, whose translation MSAALAHRPHRSASPAVLSAAGIAKRFDATVALASLDLSIAAGEVVALMGANGAGKSTFVKILSGVIRPDGGTLTLRGAPYRPASPYAAKRLGVATVHQSVADAVVPTLSIADNLLLDRLCDPASPWRAPPAARHTAARPLAERVGLDADLSAPLASLSLADQQRVTLARSLAGQPGLLILDEPTASLSAPEAERLFALLDALRNDGVAILLVSHRLGDLRRIADRVAIVRDGRIVADLAAPVDFDAAVETMIGRPLPKARAADAGRATSSSEAGFSLRNLRLAPASVPFDLDVRRGEIVAIAGPVGGGKSRLASVIFGAARPAAGEMTLDGRPWRPRSPVDAIRAGVFLAGEDRWRTSLFPDSVPFASIAGTISFPFLSRWFTGGAVRPARERAAAAAAIAAFGIRCTGPDDRLVRLSGGNQQKVVLARWHAERARMLLLDEPFQGIDAGARADIVDTLRRHAHERATLVFVSDLEEAAEIADRIVRFDRATLDHPLPPSS comes from the coding sequence GTGAGCGCAGCACTCGCACATCGACCGCATCGATCGGCGTCGCCGGCCGTCCTGAGCGCCGCCGGCATCGCGAAACGGTTCGACGCGACCGTCGCGCTGGCGTCGCTCGACCTGTCGATCGCCGCCGGTGAAGTCGTCGCGCTGATGGGCGCGAACGGCGCGGGCAAATCGACCTTCGTGAAGATCCTGAGCGGCGTGATCCGGCCCGACGGCGGCACGCTGACGCTGCGCGGCGCACCCTATCGGCCGGCTTCGCCGTACGCGGCGAAGCGGCTCGGCGTCGCCACCGTGCACCAGTCGGTCGCCGACGCCGTCGTGCCGACACTGTCGATCGCCGACAACCTGTTGCTCGACCGGCTGTGCGATCCGGCCTCGCCGTGGCGCGCACCGCCGGCCGCACGGCACACCGCGGCGCGACCGCTCGCCGAGCGCGTCGGGCTCGACGCCGACCTGTCGGCGCCGCTCGCGTCGCTGTCGCTGGCCGATCAGCAGCGCGTGACCTTGGCGCGCTCGCTCGCCGGGCAGCCCGGCCTGCTGATCCTCGACGAGCCGACCGCGAGCCTGTCCGCGCCGGAAGCGGAGCGGCTCTTCGCGCTGCTGGACGCGTTGCGCAACGATGGCGTCGCGATCCTGCTGGTGTCGCACCGGCTCGGCGACTTGCGCCGCATCGCCGATCGTGTGGCGATCGTCCGCGACGGCCGGATCGTCGCCGACCTGGCCGCGCCGGTCGACTTCGATGCCGCGGTGGAAACGATGATCGGACGGCCGTTGCCGAAGGCGCGCGCAGCGGACGCGGGCCGCGCCACGTCGTCGTCCGAAGCCGGCTTCAGCCTGCGGAACCTCCGGCTCGCGCCGGCCAGCGTGCCGTTCGACCTCGACGTCCGGCGCGGCGAGATCGTCGCGATCGCGGGCCCGGTCGGCGGCGGCAAGTCGCGCCTCGCCAGCGTGATCTTCGGCGCCGCGCGCCCGGCCGCCGGCGAGATGACGCTCGACGGCCGGCCGTGGCGGCCGCGCTCGCCGGTCGACGCCATTCGCGCCGGCGTGTTCCTGGCCGGCGAGGACCGCTGGCGCACGTCGCTGTTTCCCGACAGCGTGCCGTTCGCGTCGATCGCCGGCACGATCAGCTTTCCGTTCCTGTCGCGCTGGTTCACGGGCGGCGCGGTGCGGCCGGCCCGCGAACGCGCTGCCGCCGCGGCCGCGATCGCCGCCTTCGGCATCCGCTGCACGGGCCCGGACGACCGGCTCGTGCGCCTGTCCGGCGGCAACCAGCAGAAAGTCGTGCTCGCGCGCTGGCATGCGGAACGCGCGCGGATGTTGCTGCTCGACGAACCGTTTCAAGGCATCGATGCCGGCGCGCGCGCCGATATCGTCGATACGCTGCGGCGCCACGCGCACGAGCGCGCGACGCTCGTGTTCGTCAGCGATCTCGAAGAAGCGGCCGAGATCGCCGATCGCATCGTGCGGTTCGATCGCGCCACACTCGACCATCCGCTTCCGCCTTCCTCCTGA
- a CDS encoding ABC transporter substrate-binding protein: MTFAFPDSTRRTASAALLLALALSHPAFAQDAPVTGGTLTWGVETEPRTLNPQLNGQDKVELLLRNAYESLLAQKPDGSYVPWLATGYKVSADGKTHTFTLRDGVKFTDGAPFDAKAVARNFLNARELSYSAGSQLARLISHVADVKTPDARTVVITLDAPYAPFLTFAGRLPLLSPNAFDRPSLKSGGTDIAGTGPFILRRYVKGQEIEFARNPDYRWAPPTAGHQGPAYLDRVVYRFLPESSVRTGALLSGQVDVIEGVSGNDAALIRKNADFTYRRALNTGTPYSLFLNVAYGPTQDVKVRRALLEGLDATGIVQSIYRGERTRAWGITSPIDPFYDAAVEKTYGNNPKRANQLLDEAGWTAREAGGYRTKNGERLTIAVIQAQATVRDQRDVLLQALQAQARQRLGVDLKIQYVDDGTYVEARKSGKFGSIANSNTPPDGIDIEGHYLPVDRGGALNYSRAAAPELTRWLQAAARTQNTAERKKLYGELQHFAINEQAYAVPLYEPEDQIAAAKAVQGLRFRPFAQMPENPYDVWVKK; encoded by the coding sequence ATGACATTCGCCTTTCCGGATTCCACGCGCCGCACTGCGTCGGCCGCGCTCCTGCTTGCGCTCGCGTTGTCGCACCCGGCGTTCGCTCAGGACGCGCCCGTCACCGGCGGCACGCTGACCTGGGGCGTCGAAACCGAGCCGCGCACGCTGAACCCGCAACTGAACGGCCAGGACAAGGTCGAACTGCTGCTGCGCAACGCGTACGAGAGCCTGCTCGCGCAGAAGCCGGACGGCAGCTACGTGCCGTGGCTCGCGACCGGCTACAAGGTATCTGCCGACGGCAAGACCCATACGTTCACGCTGCGCGACGGCGTGAAGTTCACCGACGGCGCGCCGTTCGACGCGAAGGCCGTCGCACGCAACTTCCTGAATGCGCGCGAGCTGTCGTACTCGGCCGGCAGCCAGCTCGCGCGCTTGATCTCGCACGTGGCGGACGTGAAGACGCCGGACGCGCGCACGGTCGTGATCACGCTCGACGCGCCGTATGCGCCGTTCCTGACGTTCGCCGGCCGGCTGCCGCTGCTGTCGCCGAACGCATTCGACCGGCCGAGCCTGAAGTCGGGCGGCACCGACATCGCCGGCACCGGCCCGTTCATCCTGCGCCGCTACGTAAAGGGGCAGGAAATCGAATTCGCGAGGAATCCGGACTATCGCTGGGCACCGCCGACGGCTGGCCACCAGGGCCCCGCGTATCTCGACCGGGTCGTCTACCGGTTCCTGCCGGAATCGTCGGTGCGCACGGGCGCGCTGTTGTCCGGCCAGGTCGACGTGATCGAGGGCGTGTCCGGCAACGACGCGGCGCTGATCCGCAAGAACGCCGACTTCACCTACCGCCGCGCGCTGAACACCGGCACGCCGTACTCGCTGTTCCTGAACGTCGCGTACGGCCCCACGCAAGACGTGAAAGTGCGCCGCGCGCTGCTCGAAGGACTCGACGCAACCGGCATCGTGCAGTCGATCTACCGCGGCGAGCGCACGCGCGCGTGGGGGATCACGTCGCCGATCGATCCGTTCTACGATGCCGCCGTCGAGAAAACCTACGGCAACAACCCGAAGCGCGCGAACCAGTTGCTCGACGAAGCCGGCTGGACCGCGCGCGAAGCCGGCGGCTACCGGACGAAAAACGGCGAGCGGCTGACGATCGCGGTGATCCAGGCACAGGCGACCGTGCGCGACCAGCGCGACGTGCTGCTGCAGGCGCTGCAGGCACAGGCGCGGCAGCGGCTCGGCGTCGACCTGAAGATCCAGTACGTCGACGACGGCACGTACGTCGAGGCGCGCAAGAGCGGCAAGTTCGGCTCGATCGCGAACTCGAACACGCCGCCGGACGGGATCGACATCGAAGGCCACTACCTGCCCGTCGATCGCGGCGGCGCATTGAACTACAGTCGCGCGGCGGCACCGGAGCTGACCCGCTGGCTGCAGGCGGCCGCGCGCACGCAGAACACCGCCGAGCGCAAGAAGCTGTACGGCGAGCTGCAGCACTTCGCGATCAACGAACAGGCGTATGCGGTGCCGCTGTACGAGCCGGAGGACCAGATCGCGGCCGCGAAGGCGGTCCAGGGCCTGCGCTTCCGCCCGTTCGCGCAGATGCCGGAAAACCCGTATGACGTGTGGGTGAAGAAGTAG